One region of Xylanimonas ulmi genomic DNA includes:
- a CDS encoding TetR/AcrR family transcriptional regulator has product MASSVAGTPRRPRAARAGRPRDLTRDADILEAARAELAAHGYERMTMAGVATRAGAGKATVYRRWPSKAELVIDTIACTARAALRLEDVPDTGSLRGDLDALRALKHKDEGVWEALAGIAAELQHSPELAAVAKERLVRPRVAVVRGLLARAQERGELAAGLDLDLLALVPTAMLAYQLVMDRQGLDDAFLRSLTDGLLVPLATGGRGR; this is encoded by the coding sequence ATGGCGAGCTCGGTGGCGGGAACCCCCCGGCGTCCCCGGGCCGCCCGCGCGGGCCGACCCCGTGACCTGACGCGCGACGCGGACATCCTCGAGGCCGCGCGCGCCGAGCTCGCCGCGCACGGGTACGAGCGCATGACCATGGCGGGCGTGGCCACGCGCGCCGGCGCCGGCAAAGCCACCGTCTACCGGCGCTGGCCGTCCAAGGCCGAGCTCGTCATCGACACCATCGCCTGCACCGCGCGCGCCGCACTGCGGCTTGAGGACGTGCCCGACACGGGATCGCTGCGCGGGGACCTCGACGCGCTGCGCGCGCTCAAGCACAAGGACGAGGGCGTCTGGGAGGCGCTGGCGGGCATCGCCGCCGAGCTGCAGCACTCGCCCGAGCTGGCCGCCGTCGCCAAGGAGCGCCTGGTGCGCCCGCGCGTGGCGGTGGTGCGCGGGCTGCTCGCGCGGGCGCAGGAGCGCGGCGAGCTCGCAGCGGGCCTCGACCTCGACCTGCTGGCACTGGTGCCGACCGCGATGCTCGCCTACCAACTGGTCATGGACCGCCAGGGCCTCGACGACGCGTTCCTGCGCTCGCTCACCGACGGCCTGCTGGTGCCCCTCGCCACGGGCGGGCGGGGGCGCTGA
- a CDS encoding glutathione peroxidase, which produces MGTDIYDIPFKRMDGSSTSLAQVLDGDRDQVVLVVNVASRCGLTPQYAALEDLHKRYAERGFTVVGFPSNQFLQELGSNEAIAEFCSTTYGVTFPVMDRIRVNGRRTAPLYETLKRTPDPGGHDGRVRWNFEKFLVLPGGQVRRFEPKTVPDDPSIVSVIEEHLPR; this is translated from the coding sequence ATGGGGACAGACATCTACGACATCCCGTTCAAACGGATGGACGGGTCGTCGACGTCGCTGGCTCAGGTGCTGGACGGCGATCGCGACCAGGTGGTCCTGGTGGTCAACGTGGCCTCGCGCTGCGGCCTGACGCCGCAGTACGCGGCGCTCGAGGATCTGCACAAGCGGTACGCGGAGCGCGGGTTCACCGTGGTCGGCTTCCCGTCGAACCAGTTCCTGCAGGAGCTCGGCTCGAACGAGGCCATCGCCGAGTTCTGCTCGACGACGTACGGCGTGACGTTCCCCGTCATGGACCGCATCCGGGTCAACGGCCGTCGCACGGCGCCGCTGTACGAGACGCTCAAGCGCACTCCCGACCCGGGCGGCCACGACGGGCGCGTCCGGTGGAACTTCGAGAAGTTCCTGGTGCTGCCGGGCGGGCAGGTGCGGCGCTTCGAGCCCAAGACCGTGCCCGACGATCCGTCGATCGTGAGCGTCATCGAGGAGCACCTGCCGCGCTGA
- a CDS encoding pseudouridine synthase encodes MPRPPLPVRDGLNPTRLVLPHDAASVARWGTALAYLLDRFPHDAARLREKVAAGEVVTGRGAAVDQATAYEPRGLLYLYRDPPADEPRVPALDELVVLHRDESLLVVDKPHLVATMPRGRWVTQTVLVHLRRTLDLPELALAHRLDRPTAGVLVLTVRASARGAYQGLFQERRVRKVYEAVAPLPPDGVTLPTTVRSRIVKRRGVAPAQEEPGKPNAESRVELVARDEARGLGLYRLEPHTGKTHQLRLHLASLGIPILNDPFWPVLLPDGQEDPARPLQLLARSLRFDDPLTGQPREFVSRRRLAQWPR; translated from the coding sequence GTGCCCCGTCCGCCGCTGCCCGTCCGTGACGGACTCAACCCCACCCGCCTCGTGCTCCCGCACGACGCCGCGTCGGTGGCGCGGTGGGGCACCGCCCTGGCCTACCTGCTCGACCGCTTCCCCCACGACGCCGCCCGCCTGCGCGAGAAGGTCGCCGCGGGCGAGGTGGTCACCGGCCGCGGCGCCGCCGTCGACCAGGCGACGGCCTACGAGCCGCGCGGACTGCTCTACCTGTACCGCGACCCGCCCGCCGACGAGCCGCGCGTGCCCGCGCTCGACGAGCTCGTGGTGCTGCACCGCGACGAGAGCCTGCTGGTGGTCGACAAGCCCCACCTGGTCGCGACCATGCCGCGCGGGCGCTGGGTCACCCAGACCGTGCTCGTCCACCTGCGCCGCACGCTCGACCTGCCCGAGCTCGCCCTGGCCCACCGCCTCGACCGGCCGACGGCGGGCGTGCTCGTGCTCACCGTGCGCGCGTCGGCGCGCGGCGCCTACCAGGGGCTCTTCCAGGAGCGGCGCGTGCGCAAGGTCTATGAGGCCGTCGCCCCGCTGCCCCCGGACGGCGTGACGCTCCCGACGACGGTGCGCTCGCGGATCGTCAAGCGCCGTGGCGTCGCGCCCGCGCAGGAGGAGCCGGGGAAGCCCAACGCGGAGTCGCGCGTCGAGCTGGTCGCGCGCGATGAGGCCCGTGGGCTCGGCCTGTACCGGCTGGAGCCGCACACCGGCAAGACCCACCAGCTCCGGCTGCACCTGGCGAGCCTCGGGATCCCGATCCTGAACGACCCGTTCTGGCCCGTGCTGCTGCCCGACGGCCAAGAGGACCCGGCCCGCCCGCTCCAGCTGCTGGCACGGTCGCTGCGCTTCGACGACCCGCTGACCGGTCAGCCGCGCGAGTTCGTCTCGCGGAGACGGCTCGCGCAGTGGCCGCGGTGA
- the alr gene encoding alanine racemase, whose protein sequence is MTGVTSAPAFPADFPARAVVDLEAVRDNVRALRDHAPSSALMAVVKADAYGHGLVPSAWAALAGGATWLGVAQASEALALRAAGVGPDDARILTWLAAPGVDFAALVEADVDVSVAAAWALDGVAAAARATGRTARVHLKVDTGLGRNGVMPADLPAAVARAAALQAEGVVRVVGVWTHLAYADAPGHPTIAAQRVVLDEAVRTVEAAGIDVEVRHAANSAATLTAPALHYDLVRPGISVYGLSPVPQVAAASSFGLRPAMTLQARLATVKDVPAGHGVSYAHLYTTPQATRLGVVPLGYSDGIPRHASGGSAGVGGPMYVGGPPTAGVGPGARGADADGGRVLRVAGRVCMDQVVLDLGPYASERAGDVVTLFGSTDGLAHAAAVPSAEDWAQAADTISYEIVTRLGARVPRVYVGQDVLGERARAALGRGGAGLRAEQTPEAARWS, encoded by the coding sequence ATGACGGGCGTGACCTCCGCCCCGGCCTTCCCCGCCGACTTCCCGGCCCGCGCCGTCGTCGACCTGGAGGCGGTGCGCGACAACGTGCGCGCGCTGCGCGACCACGCGCCGTCGTCGGCGCTCATGGCCGTGGTCAAGGCCGACGCCTACGGGCACGGCCTCGTGCCGTCCGCATGGGCGGCGCTCGCGGGCGGCGCCACCTGGCTCGGAGTCGCGCAGGCGTCGGAGGCGCTCGCGCTGCGCGCCGCGGGCGTCGGCCCCGACGACGCGCGCATCCTGACCTGGCTGGCGGCCCCGGGAGTGGACTTCGCCGCCCTCGTGGAGGCCGACGTCGACGTCTCGGTCGCCGCGGCCTGGGCGCTCGACGGCGTCGCCGCGGCCGCGCGCGCGACCGGCCGCACCGCGCGGGTGCATCTCAAGGTCGACACCGGTCTGGGCCGCAACGGCGTCATGCCCGCCGACCTGCCCGCCGCCGTCGCGCGCGCCGCCGCGCTGCAGGCCGAGGGGGTCGTGCGCGTCGTCGGGGTGTGGACGCACCTGGCCTACGCCGACGCGCCTGGGCACCCGACCATCGCCGCGCAGCGCGTCGTGCTCGACGAGGCCGTGCGCACCGTCGAGGCCGCCGGGATCGACGTCGAGGTGCGGCACGCCGCCAACTCGGCCGCGACGCTGACCGCGCCCGCGCTGCACTACGACCTGGTGCGCCCGGGCATCTCCGTCTACGGCCTCTCGCCCGTGCCGCAGGTCGCGGCGGCGTCGTCGTTCGGGCTGCGGCCCGCGATGACGCTCCAGGCGCGGCTCGCGACGGTCAAGGACGTGCCCGCCGGGCACGGCGTGTCCTACGCCCACCTGTACACGACGCCGCAGGCCACTCGGCTGGGCGTGGTGCCGCTCGGGTACAGCGACGGCATCCCGCGGCACGCCTCGGGCGGGTCCGCGGGCGTCGGCGGCCCGATGTACGTGGGCGGCCCCCCGACGGCGGGCGTCGGGCCGGGCGCGCGCGGCGCGGACGCCGACGGCGGGCGCGTGCTGCGCGTCGCCGGGCGCGTGTGCATGGACCAGGTGGTGCTCGACCTTGGGCCCTACGCGAGTGAGCGGGCCGGTGACGTGGTCACGCTGTTCGGCTCGACCGACGGGCTCGCGCACGCCGCGGCCGTGCCCAGCGCCGAGGACTGGGCCCAGGCCGCCGACACCATCTCCTACGAGATCGTCACGCGGCTCGGGGCGCGCGTGCCACGCGTGTACGTGGGCCAGGACGTGCTCGGCGAGCGGGCGCGGGCCGCGCTCGGCCGCGGCGGCGCCGGCCTGCGCGCGGAGCAGACCCCGGAGGCGGCCCGGTGGTCGTGA
- the tsaE gene encoding tRNA (adenosine(37)-N6)-threonylcarbamoyltransferase complex ATPase subunit type 1 TsaE translates to MVVTQARVDLPSAEATRALGAALADVLAAGDLVILTGDLGAGKTTFTQGLGAALGVRGQVASPTFIVAREHPPGPRRDGSLGPGLVHVDAYRLGGLGELDALDLDASLEESVTVVEWGRGLAEALADDRLEIELVRPRGGDVDLEHPEAGVRHATLRGVGDRWAGVDLQALADAVAGGAERG, encoded by the coding sequence GTGGTCGTGACCCAGGCGCGCGTCGACCTCCCCTCGGCCGAGGCGACGCGCGCGCTCGGCGCGGCGCTCGCGGACGTGCTGGCGGCGGGTGACCTGGTGATCCTCACGGGCGACCTCGGCGCGGGCAAGACCACGTTCACCCAAGGGCTCGGCGCGGCCCTGGGCGTGCGCGGCCAGGTCGCCTCACCCACCTTCATCGTCGCGCGCGAGCACCCGCCGGGGCCGCGCCGCGACGGGTCGCTCGGCCCCGGGCTCGTGCACGTCGACGCCTACCGGCTCGGCGGGCTCGGCGAGCTCGACGCACTCGACCTCGACGCCTCGCTCGAGGAGTCCGTGACCGTCGTCGAGTGGGGCCGCGGGCTGGCCGAGGCGTTGGCCGACGATCGGCTCGAGATCGAGCTCGTGCGCCCGCGTGGGGGAGACGTCGACCTGGAGCACCCCGAGGCGGGAGTGCGGCACGCGACGCTGCGCGGCGTCGGGGACCGGTGGGCGGGCGTGGACCTGCAGGCGCTCGCGGACGCGGTGGCCGGGGGCGCCGAGCGGGGCTGA
- the tsaB gene encoding tRNA (adenosine(37)-N6)-threonylcarbamoyltransferase complex dimerization subunit type 1 TsaB, translating to MAVLSIDTSAAVAVALVSDDGARLASRAVDERRRHAERLAPMIAQALDDAGLDRGDLTAVVAGTGPAPFTGLRVGLVTARTLALALGVPVLGVPSLDALAVQAVADLGLAPDDEALVVTDARRREVYWARYRVVAHEGPRGVPVVETVAGPDVGKAADVAAALGMTVGGMTVGGVTVGGGVGAPGARLAVVGEGAALYPDALVADEDAPTLPDPVVLARVALQRRAAGVALPTEPLYLRRPDVHEPARAVPALAPAAVGAGGVDGAARAAGGA from the coding sequence GTGGCAGTCCTCTCGATCGACACGTCCGCCGCGGTCGCCGTCGCGCTCGTCTCCGACGACGGGGCGCGTCTGGCCTCCCGCGCCGTCGACGAGCGCCGGCGGCACGCCGAGCGGCTCGCCCCGATGATCGCCCAGGCGCTCGACGACGCCGGGCTCGACCGCGGCGACCTGACCGCCGTCGTCGCCGGGACCGGGCCCGCGCCGTTCACCGGCCTGCGCGTCGGGCTCGTCACGGCGCGCACGCTCGCCCTCGCGCTCGGCGTGCCCGTGCTCGGCGTGCCCAGCCTCGACGCGCTCGCGGTCCAGGCCGTCGCCGACCTCGGCCTGGCGCCCGACGACGAGGCGCTCGTCGTGACCGACGCGCGCCGCCGCGAGGTCTACTGGGCGCGCTACCGCGTCGTCGCGCACGAGGGGCCGCGCGGTGTGCCCGTGGTCGAGACCGTGGCGGGGCCCGATGTCGGCAAGGCCGCCGACGTCGCGGCTGCGCTCGGCATGACGGTGGGTGGCATGACGGTGGGCGGCGTGACGGTGGGCGGCGGTGTCGGCGCGCCGGGCGCGCGGCTCGCCGTCGTCGGCGAGGGCGCGGCGCTCTACCCCGACGCGCTCGTGGCCGACGAGGACGCGCCGACGCTCCCGGACCCCGTGGTGCTCGCGCGCGTCGCGCTGCAACGCCGTGCCGCCGGGGTCGCGCTACCGACCGAGCCGCTCTACCTGCGCCGCCCCGACGTGCACGAGCCCGCACGCGCCGTGCCCGCGCTGGCGCCCGCGGCCGTGGGGGCTGGCGGGGTCGACGGCGCCGCCCGCGCCGCAGGAGGCGCGTGA
- the rimI gene encoding ribosomal protein S18-alanine N-acetyltransferase, which produces MAAGPAVRLRELRHDDFDRVLELERVLFGAGAWTYGMLAEELSGWGRWYVVAEPDEPDVVGRDGAGRLAARTTRRAVGYAGLWFDGDVTQVMTVGVDPAWQRHGVGRALMDALIARSVDLGAGAMLLEVRVDNEPALALYADLGFERIGLRKRYYQPEDKDAYTMRLALPGRGQGATEGEGP; this is translated from the coding sequence ATGGCGGCGGGTCCCGCGGTGCGGCTGCGCGAGCTGCGCCACGACGACTTCGACCGCGTGCTCGAACTGGAGCGCGTGCTGTTCGGCGCGGGCGCGTGGACGTACGGGATGCTCGCCGAGGAGCTCTCGGGCTGGGGGCGCTGGTACGTCGTCGCCGAGCCGGACGAGCCCGACGTCGTCGGACGGGACGGCGCGGGGCGACTGGCCGCGCGGACCACGCGCCGGGCGGTCGGTTACGCGGGCCTGTGGTTCGACGGTGACGTCACCCAGGTCATGACGGTGGGCGTCGACCCCGCCTGGCAGCGCCACGGCGTCGGGCGCGCGCTCATGGACGCCCTGATCGCGCGCTCGGTCGACCTCGGGGCCGGCGCGATGCTGCTGGAGGTGCGGGTCGACAACGAGCCCGCGCTCGCGCTCTACGCCGACCTGGGCTTCGAGCGGATCGGGCTGCGCAAGCGCTACTACCAGCCTGAGGACAAGGACGCCTACACCATGCGGCTGGCCCTGCCCGGCCGCGGGCAGGGCGCTACGGAGGGGGAGGGACCATGA
- a CDS encoding sulfurtransferase, protein MTEAETRAAVLVTVDELAADLGLGGDDPAPGPPVLLDVRWALAPAGQTFDGLAHYRAGHLPGAVFADLESELAAEPSAAQGRHPLPSAAQVQAAARRWGVRQDSRVVVYDAAGALAAARAWWVLRHFGLRDVRILDGGLAAWERAGRPVESGDVSAPEGNVVLAPGRLPTLTATDAAALGQGEGVLLDARATERYRGESEPIDPRAGHIPGALSAPTSDNLTADGAFLSAAQLAERFAALGVRPGGPRVGVYCGSGVTAAHEIAALATLGVEAALYPGSWSQWSADQSRPAATGPRPA, encoded by the coding sequence ATGACCGAGGCCGAGACGCGTGCCGCCGTGCTGGTGACCGTCGACGAGCTGGCCGCCGACCTCGGGCTGGGCGGTGACGACCCGGCTCCGGGGCCGCCCGTGCTGCTCGATGTGCGCTGGGCGCTGGCGCCGGCCGGGCAGACGTTCGACGGCCTGGCGCACTACCGGGCAGGCCACCTGCCGGGCGCGGTCTTCGCCGACCTGGAGTCCGAGCTCGCCGCGGAGCCGTCGGCCGCGCAGGGGCGCCACCCGCTGCCCAGCGCCGCCCAGGTCCAGGCGGCCGCACGCCGCTGGGGTGTGCGGCAGGACTCGCGGGTGGTGGTGTACGACGCCGCAGGCGCCCTGGCCGCCGCGCGCGCCTGGTGGGTGCTGCGCCACTTCGGGCTGCGTGACGTGCGCATCCTCGACGGCGGGCTGGCGGCGTGGGAGCGCGCGGGCCGGCCCGTGGAGTCGGGCGACGTTTCGGCGCCGGAGGGCAACGTCGTGCTGGCGCCGGGCCGCTTGCCGACGCTCACCGCGACCGACGCCGCCGCGCTCGGGCAGGGTGAGGGGGTGCTGCTCGACGCGCGCGCCACGGAGCGCTACCGCGGAGAGTCCGAGCCGATCGACCCGCGCGCGGGGCACATCCCCGGGGCGCTCAGCGCGCCGACGTCGGACAACCTGACGGCCGACGGCGCATTCCTCTCAGCGGCGCAGTTGGCCGAGCGCTTCGCGGCGCTCGGGGTGCGGCCGGGCGGGCCGCGCGTGGGCGTCTACTGCGGCAGCGGCGTGACGGCCGCGCACGAGATCGCGGCGCTGGCGACGCTCGGCGTCGAGGCGGCGCTGTACCCGGGCTCGTGGAGCCAGTGGTCGGCCGATCAGTCGCGCCCGGCGGCCACCGGACCCCGTCCGGCCTGA
- a CDS encoding malonic semialdehyde reductase, which produces MTETLTSPTALAIDETAADLLFRNARTAMQWTPDQVTDDEIEAAWSLAKFGPTAMNSLPLRFAIVRSPEAKARLLELMPDGNKAKVEAAPATLVLAYDPNFHEHMDTLFPHAPGVREQFAPAVEMRDTMARTNALLQTGYLIVGLRAAGLAAGPMHAADYDAVDAELFAGSGFKSFLVVNVGHAEGAGTEYPRLPRFDLDEVTKTL; this is translated from the coding sequence ATGACCGAGACCCTGACCTCCCCGACCGCCCTCGCCATCGACGAGACGGCCGCCGACCTGCTGTTCCGCAACGCTCGCACCGCGATGCAGTGGACGCCCGACCAGGTCACCGACGACGAGATCGAGGCCGCCTGGAGCCTCGCCAAGTTCGGCCCCACCGCGATGAACTCGCTGCCGCTGCGCTTCGCGATCGTCCGCTCGCCCGAGGCCAAGGCCCGCCTCCTGGAGCTCATGCCCGACGGCAACAAGGCCAAGGTCGAGGCGGCCCCGGCGACGCTCGTGCTCGCGTACGACCCCAACTTCCACGAGCACATGGACACCCTGTTCCCGCACGCCCCGGGTGTGAGGGAGCAGTTCGCCCCCGCCGTCGAGATGCGCGACACCATGGCGCGGACCAACGCCCTGCTCCAGACGGGCTACCTGATCGTCGGCCTGCGCGCCGCGGGCCTGGCGGCCGGGCCGATGCACGCCGCCGACTACGACGCCGTCGACGCCGAGCTCTTCGCCGGGTCGGGCTTCAAGTCGTTCCTCGTGGTGAACGTCGGCCACGCCGAGGGCGCGGGCACCGAGTACCCGCGTCTGCCCCGCTTCGACCTCGACGAGGTCACGAAGACGCTCTGA
- the tsaD gene encoding tRNA (adenosine(37)-N6)-threonylcarbamoyltransferase complex transferase subunit TsaD, producing the protein MGAMASGDPLVLGIETSCDETGVALVRGDELLVDATASSMDEHARYGGIIPEVASRAHLEAMIPTIQQAVGEADVDLSQVDAIAVTAGPGLVGPLTIGAAAAKALSIGLGKPLYGVNHVIGHACVDQLVDGPFPGRVMALVVSGGHSSLLLVDDVATAVTELGSTLDDAAGEAFDKVGRLLGLPYPGGPHIDRLARAGDPNAIRFPRGLTAAKDQDKHAYDFSFSGLKTAVARWVEAEQDAGRAIPVADVAASFAEAVVDVLTAKTIAACRRHDVDTLVVGGGFSANSQLREKAAQRCAEAGVDLRIPPIRYCTDNGAMIAALGSAVVRAGVAPSTLDIGVDSSMSLTTVSV; encoded by the coding sequence ATGGGCGCCATGGCATCAGGCGACCCCCTCGTGCTCGGGATCGAGACGTCGTGCGACGAGACGGGTGTCGCGCTCGTGCGCGGCGACGAGCTGCTCGTCGACGCCACCGCGAGCTCGATGGACGAGCACGCGCGCTACGGCGGGATCATCCCCGAGGTCGCCAGCCGCGCCCACCTCGAGGCGATGATCCCCACGATCCAGCAGGCCGTCGGCGAGGCCGACGTCGACCTGTCGCAGGTCGACGCCATCGCCGTCACCGCGGGGCCGGGGCTCGTCGGGCCGCTCACCATCGGCGCCGCGGCCGCCAAGGCCCTGTCGATCGGTCTGGGCAAGCCGCTGTACGGCGTCAACCACGTCATCGGGCACGCGTGCGTGGACCAGCTCGTCGACGGGCCGTTCCCGGGCCGTGTCATGGCGCTGGTCGTCTCGGGCGGCCACAGCTCGCTGCTGTTGGTCGACGACGTCGCCACCGCCGTCACCGAGCTCGGCTCCACGCTCGACGACGCCGCGGGCGAGGCGTTCGACAAGGTCGGCCGCCTGCTCGGGCTGCCCTACCCGGGCGGGCCGCATATCGACCGTCTGGCGCGTGCGGGCGACCCGAACGCGATCCGGTTCCCGCGCGGCCTGACCGCCGCCAAGGACCAGGACAAGCACGCGTACGACTTCTCGTTCTCCGGCCTCAAGACGGCGGTCGCCCGTTGGGTCGAGGCCGAGCAGGACGCCGGGCGCGCCATCCCCGTGGCGGATGTGGCCGCCTCGTTCGCCGAGGCCGTCGTGGACGTGCTCACGGCCAAGACCATCGCGGCGTGCCGGCGGCACGACGTCGACACGCTCGTGGTCGGCGGCGGGTTCAGCGCCAACAGCCAGTTGCGCGAGAAGGCCGCGCAGCGCTGCGCCGAGGCGGGCGTCGACCTGCGCATCCCGCCGATCCGCTACTGCACCGACAACGGCGCGATGATCGCGGCGTTGGGCTCCGCCGTCGTGCGCGCCGGGGTGGCGCCGTCGACGCTCGACATCGGCGTCGACTCGTCGATGTCGCTGACCACGGTCTCGGTCTGA
- a CDS encoding LURP-one-related/scramblase family protein has translation MRRLIVDQKLLSVRERFTVNDEMGGPVYQVEGSLFQIPKQFTIRDVAGRERARVWKKPLSWLPRFFVEVEGAPVATIRKELTFLRPRYTIDGPGITVTGNLWDMSFELLRGGAPIGRVDKRWMSIRDTYAVEIERPEDELVVLGIVLAIDYVKRSESAAAAST, from the coding sequence ATGCGCCGCCTGATCGTCGACCAGAAGCTGCTGTCGGTGCGTGAGCGGTTCACGGTCAACGACGAGATGGGCGGGCCGGTCTATCAGGTCGAGGGCAGCCTGTTCCAGATCCCGAAGCAGTTCACGATCCGCGACGTCGCCGGCCGTGAGCGCGCCCGGGTGTGGAAGAAGCCGCTGTCATGGCTGCCGCGGTTCTTCGTCGAGGTCGAGGGCGCCCCGGTCGCGACCATCCGCAAGGAGCTGACCTTCCTGCGCCCGCGCTACACGATCGACGGCCCGGGCATCACCGTCACCGGGAACCTGTGGGACATGAGCTTCGAGCTGCTGCGCGGCGGGGCGCCCATCGGGCGGGTCGACAAGAGGTGGATGTCGATCCGCGACACCTACGCCGTCGAGATCGAGCGCCCCGAGGACGAGCTGGTGGTCCTGGGCATCGTCCTGGCGATCGACTACGTCAAACGCTCCGAGAGCGCCGCCGCCGCGTCGACGTAG
- a CDS encoding glutamate--cysteine ligase, which translates to MGLEFARSARSTVGLEWELALVDADSGDMRQAGPSVVAALSPDGVRPHPHVHPEFLRNTVELVSGVARTVGAAGADLMRTLAEVRAVTDPMRVELVSAGTHPFSHWSTQKVTDKERYHTVVDRAQMWGRQMLIYGVHVHVGVEDRAKVLPIIRSLLVYYPHLQALSASSPFFDGRDTGYASMRALLFQQLPTAGLPYQFETWGQLEHYVEDMLRTGVIDEFNDVRWDVRPAPRFGTIEVRVCDGVSNLTELLALSALTHCLVEHLSTRIDDGRPLPSMPQWFVQENKWRAARYGMDAIIILDDAGKEEHVAHATRQLVAELEPAAERLGCVAELAGVLDIVEQGASYQRQRAVAAAHGPGHEGLEAVVAHLVAELRAGHPLSPGG; encoded by the coding sequence ATGGGGTTGGAGTTCGCGCGCTCGGCGCGCTCGACCGTCGGGCTTGAGTGGGAGCTCGCGCTCGTCGACGCCGACTCGGGAGACATGCGGCAGGCGGGGCCCTCCGTCGTCGCCGCCCTCTCGCCCGACGGCGTGCGCCCGCACCCCCACGTGCACCCGGAGTTCCTGCGCAACACGGTCGAGCTGGTCTCGGGCGTCGCGCGGACCGTGGGCGCCGCGGGCGCCGACCTGATGCGCACCCTCGCCGAGGTGCGCGCCGTCACCGACCCCATGCGCGTCGAGCTCGTCAGCGCCGGGACGCACCCGTTCTCACACTGGTCGACCCAGAAGGTCACCGACAAGGAGCGCTACCACACCGTCGTCGACCGGGCGCAGATGTGGGGCCGGCAGATGCTCATCTACGGCGTCCACGTGCACGTGGGCGTCGAGGACCGCGCCAAGGTGCTGCCGATCATCCGCTCGCTGCTCGTCTACTACCCGCACCTGCAGGCGCTGTCGGCGTCGTCGCCGTTCTTCGACGGGCGCGACACCGGGTACGCGTCCATGCGCGCGCTGCTGTTCCAACAGCTGCCGACGGCGGGGCTGCCGTACCAGTTCGAGACCTGGGGCCAGTTGGAGCACTACGTCGAGGACATGCTGCGCACCGGCGTGATCGACGAGTTCAACGACGTGCGTTGGGACGTGCGGCCCGCCCCGCGGTTCGGCACCATCGAGGTGCGCGTGTGCGACGGCGTCTCCAACCTCACCGAGCTGCTCGCGCTGTCCGCGCTGACGCACTGCCTGGTCGAGCACCTCTCGACGCGGATCGACGACGGGCGCCCCCTGCCGTCCATGCCGCAGTGGTTCGTGCAGGAGAACAAGTGGCGTGCCGCCCGCTACGGCATGGACGCGATCATCATCCTCGACGACGCCGGCAAGGAGGAGCACGTCGCGCACGCCACCCGCCAGCTCGTGGCCGAGCTCGAGCCCGCCGCCGAGCGGTTGGGCTGCGTGGCCGAGCTCGCCGGCGTGCTCGACATCGTCGAGCAGGGCGCCTCCTACCAGCGGCAGCGCGCCGTCGCCGCCGCTCACGGCCCCGGCCACGAGGGCTTGGAGGCCGTCGTCGCGCACCTGGTCGCCGAGCTGCGCGCAGGCCACCCACTCAGTCCCGGCGGCTGA